The sequence GAGATTTACGACTGGGCCGAGACGCGGGCGGTATCGGTGGATCGCGAGCTTTTAAAAAAGTACTACCGGGAGGTTACCCGGGCAGTCGATGAGCTCAAGATAAAAAACCCGGTGAGCGTCGACGTGCTGCTGGGAATGGAAGGGGTGATCAGCCGCGAGAAATCGGTTCTCCAGGAGAAGAGCCGGAATGAGGTCTTCAAGGCGGTCGAGGCGGCCATGGAAATGGCAATCAGGATGCGCCGGAGGGAAGGGGCGTCCACAGCCCGCGATTTGAAGAAATCGCTGGACGAGATCGCGGGCCGGGTGAAGACGATCGAAAAACGCTCGGGCGAGATGGCGCGCGGCCTCTACGAGAAGCTCACGAAAAGCATCGAGGCAATAGCGGGCGCGAAGATCGAGGACACAAGGCTGTACACGGAAGTCGCGATACTCGCCGACAAGCACGATGTCAACGAGGAGATCATGCGGCTGAAAGACCACATGGTGAAGTTTCGCCAGGTGATGAAGGAGAACGAGCAGGTGGGCAAGAAGCTGGACTTCCTTGCCCAGGAGATGTTTCGCGAGATCAACACGATAGGCTCCAAGGCGAACAGCTCCGAGATAGCGCACCTCGTGGTCGACATGAAGAATCATATCGACAAGATACGCGAGCAATGCAGAAATATCGTATAGGGTGTGCAGGATGAAGACAACCCTCATTAATATCGGATTTGGCAACGCCGTTGTAGCCGGGCGCGTCATCGGCGTGATCACCCCGCAGTCCGCTTCCGGGAAGCGCATTCGGGAAGAGGCCAAGGATAACAAACTGCTTATCGACGCCACCCATGGCCGGAAGACCAGGGCCATAATAATCATGGACAGCGGTCACATAGTCCTGTCCGCCATGCAGCCCGAGACCCTTTCCAACCGACTATCGAGCGATGCCGAATAGCCGCCTATCGATCGTCGTCTCCGCCCCCTCGGGAGCCGGCAAGAGCACCATAATCCGCGCCCTCCTTAAATTGGAGACGGGGCTGGAATTCTCAATTTCGACTACGACACGCCCGCCGCGCCCGGACGAGAAGGAAGGGGTGGATTACCACTTCGTATCGGAAGGGGATTTCGAGGATATGAAGAGGCACGATGAGTTCCTGGAATGGGCGATAGTTCACAACAACAAATATGCTACCTCTAAAAAAGAGGTTGACAGGATACACCGCATGGGAAAAATCCCCATATTCGACGTGGATGTACAGGGTGCCCGCGGCCTCAAAGCACGGCTGGAGAACGGGGTATTCGTGTTTGTCGTACCCCCTTCACCGTCGGTTCTACAAAAACGCCTGCGTGACAGAAATACGGAAACGGAAGATACGCTCAGGGTCCGAATGCGCACAATGGTCACCGAGTTGCAGGAATACGGAAATTTTGACTATATTGTGATCAATGACGATGTCGGGCGTGCCGTAAATGATTTCAGGGCTATCATCCAGGCCGAACGATGCAGGACGCGCCGGATGGAGCCATTTATCAGGGAGTGGGAGGTCGCACGTGATAATTCCTTTGGAAAAGCTGATAGCGTATAACCAGAACAGATATATCTTCTCGCGCGCAACGATGGTGATGGTGGATAAAATCGGGAACATCAAGGAGTACCCCGAGGAAGACACGAACTGGAAGGTTGTGCCCAATATCCTGCTTCTGGCGTTGAACGAGACTATCAAGTTTAAGCTGGGCGTGGAAGAATAAATCCGGGGCGTACGCGCTCCGTTTATAAGGAAAATAGCAAGATAAAAGCTGTTGCAGTCGTTGGACCGACCGCATCCGGGAAAACGGACCTCTCCCTCATGATCGGCGGCGGGCATTTCGAGATAGTATCGGCGGATTCCGTCCAGGTTTACCGGCTTCTCGATATCGGAAGCGGAAAGCCGGCCCCCGCGCAGCGGGAATCCGTCGTTCATCATCTGGTGGATATCGTGGACCCCGATTTCCCCTTTACCGCGGGAGATTACTGCCGCGCGGCGCGGGAAGCGATGCTGGTCATCGAGGAGCGGGGCAAAATACCGCTTTTCGTGGGCGGCACCGGTCTTTACATAGACGCCTTCTTCAAGGGCCTGGCGGAGATACCGCGTATCGACGGCCTCGTCAAGGAGGGGCTTTCCATGGAGATGGAGGTGCGGGGTCTCCCGGCGCTGTACGAAGAGCTCGGGGATATCGACGCCCCCTTCGCGGCGAGAATACATCCCAATGATCGCCAGCGCGTTCTAAGGGGACTGGAGGTGTTCAGGGGAACGGGCATCCCGCTCAGCGAATGGTTCAAAGGAACCGCGGGGGCCGATTCGCCGGAAGTCCTGTATATAGGGCTCAATCCCGACCGGGGGCTTTTGTATCGGCGCATCGACGCGCGGGTGGACCGCATGATGGAGCGGGGCTTCCTGGACGAGGTAAAGGCGCTCAGGGGCAGGGGATACGGCCCGGGGCTCAAGTCCATGAAGTCCATCGGCTACGCGGAGCTGAATTCCCACCTGGACGGGGGGCCGGGGTTTCCGGAGACCGTCGAGAAGATTAAGCTCGAAACCAGGCGGTACGCGAAACGCCAGATGACGTGGTTCAGGAAGAACCGGGAGGTGCGCTGGTTCGAGGAATTTGATCTTGCAAAAATAAAGTCCCTGATATACTCATGGTTGGAAATTAAAATATAAAGGAACCGTTCTCCGGCCGTCTGTCAAAAATTTTACTACGGGGATGTACAGATGTTAAAACAAACAAAGAATCTGCAGGACAATTATCTCAATCTCGCCCGCAAGGAGAGGGTGGACATGACCATCTATCTCATGAACGGCGTGCCGATCAAGGGGAAAGTACTGAGCTTTGATAATTTCACCATCCTCGTGGAGGTTGACAAGCGGCAGAACCTGATTTACAAGCATGCCGTATCCACGATCGTTCCGATAAAGCCGCTGCAATACCGCGAAGAGGAGATATAACGGTTCGGGGCGTGAAATGAGACGACCATATGGAATCTGGGTCGCGCTGATCCTGCTGCTTTTCATCGGGTATGCGTATTTTACCGCGGTGATCAAAATCGCGCCGGACGAGTATGCGGTTTCGGAAAACCAGCAGAACGGCGAATGCCTGCTCCTGGCGCCGGGCTACAATTTCCTGCCGCACGCCCTCATTCCGGGGAGGGTCTCCCTCACCCGGTTTCCGTGCAGGGTGTCCGAGCTGGTGGAGATCCGGCTTCCCATTCCGCCCCTTGACGAGCTTAACAGCGAGTATTACTCGATACGCATGCCGATCACCCTTGCAGTCGAAGCCGATCCGGCCCGGCTTCTTGTCGATCCGGTTCGTCTCGTGAAGGACAGACACGCGGTGATCGCCCTGTGCAAAAGGGCGCTCGAAGGTTTCTTTATGAAGGAATTCTCGCCCTACCTGGCGCCCGATTTCAACAGGGACGCCTTGATAGCGGCGATGGACGCCATGTTCAAATCGGCGCATGAGAAGCTCGCCGTGTATGCGGAGCGCCAGGGACTGCGCATCATTGCGCTGGATAGGTCGGGCGCGCTGATCGTGCCGGGGTATGGGACCTATTACGAGGGCCTCCGCTACCTGGATGAGCTTCGGGTTCTTGAAAAGAACAACCGCAAGGAGATGATCGCGCTCAATGCAGGACTGGAACGCGAGAAGCTGGCGAGGAAGGAGTTCATAGAAAAGCTCTCCGAGATAGCCCGCCTCATCAAATCGAATCCGGACCTCCTGAAATATATTTATATTGACAGGCTGGGGGACAATGTGAAAGTGATCATTGCACCCGAAAAAAGCGGGATGCCGCTGGGACTTGGCTTGGAACAGCCGGCCGAGAAAGAACCCAGGAAAACCGAAGTCGATAACCTGCGCTAGTCGCATGGTGAACGGATATTTTATTATTTGACCAGAAGGAGAGGGCTATGCCTTGCGGTAGAAAGAAAAAGAGAAAGAAGATCGCGAACCATAAACGGAAGAAGAGAAGAAGACAGAATCGTCATAAGAAAAAATAGACGCATAACGGAATCGCGAGCGCCAGGGGAGATTGGTTGATGTGCAATGCGCCGGCCAATCTCCTTTGTGTATGCGCCTCGCGAGGTGTACCGCGGAACCGGTAGAAGGGACATGACGGCACGGAAAATCAAAAAGAGCCCCTCGCAAAAAGATTCCAAGGAATCCGGATGGAAGAGGCGTGCCTCCGAGATGCGCGGCTACCAGATGGCGTATTTTATGACGACGGCGTCCGGGGATTACCTCCGTGTGGACTTCAACCTCAAGGAAAAGCGGATACGCCTCTTCATCGAGGACGCGAACGAAGGGGGGAACCCCTATTACGCGGTTGTAACCAACGGCAAGGTCATGACCGAAAAAAACGTCACCACCGGCAGGGAATCGGGGGTGATGGACAGGCTGGTAGAGAGGGCGGAATACTTCAACACCCTGCCCCCGCGCGACGTGCGCAATGCCGTTCGCGCGGTTCTGGACCAGCAGCGGAAGCCCAGCGCGAAATCGGCCGAAGTAACCGATAAAAAAGAAGGCAGGCAGGAGCTCCTGGAGCGCACCCGGCGCCGGTACTTTAAGGAAGAGGACGCCCAGGGATTCGAAACCGGCGAACCGTCTATTCGCCGGGAGGCCCCAAGACTTTTCAAGGAACTGATCGACGTGATCCTGGGGCTCGCGATCTGTATGGGCTTGTATTTTTATAACCGCGACTTCGTAATCGTGGGTATAACCGCCGGTGTTTTCGGGATGGGCATAGGAGCCTTCGACATGCTTGTCCGCGGCAGGGAGCCGTCGGTGATCAAGGTAATCCTTTTCCTGGCGGCCGGCCTGACCTCATACGTCTACGGGTACTATTACTTCTGATCCCGCCGGCCTCATTTTTTCCCTACCCCGGAATTTGTTCTTGAAATGTGCAACGGGCGTCGCTAGGATACTTCCAGGCGACGACATTCGGCCGGAGGACTTGCCACGATGGAAAAGACAGATAAAACCTCTACCTCCCTGCAAATCGTTTGTTTCAAGATTGGCAAGGAAGAGTACGGTATCGACATCCTGAAGGTCCAGGAGATATTGAAGCTCCCGAAAGTCACCCTGCTTCCCAAGTCGGCGGATCATATACTGGGCGTCATCGATCTGCGCGGGAAGGTGATTCCCATAATCAACCTGAGCAGGCGTTTCCGGATCGAGGAGAGCGGCGACCGTTCGGACAAGCGCGCGATCGTGGTGGACATCCGCGGGAAAAAGGTAGGACTCGCGATCGATTCCGTGAGCCACGTGGTTAAGGTCGAGTCGAAGGATATCGAGCCGCCGCCCCCCGTGGTCAAGGGCATATCGGGACGCTACATCGTGGGCATCGCAAAACTCGAAGACGGGTTCGTAATAGTGCTGGATATCGAACAGATTTTCACCATGGAAGAGTTAGCGGTCTAAGCCCTTCGCCTCCCGGAATTTCCTGGTCGCATCGGCCATTATTTCCTTGAGCGCAATCCCCGATTCCCGCGCGCATGCCTGGCAATCCTCGTATTCCGGCTGAACGTTGACAAGCTCGCCCCTGTAATAGCCCGTCTTTATTCGAATCTCCCTGCCGGCGATCGTGACGGACTCGAACTTGCGTTCGAGGATTTCCCGGTCCACGGGGAACGATCGAATACCCAGCGTCGTCGTCTCCCTGAAGATCATCTCCCCCAGGCGGCCGCGCAGTCCTTCCGGAGCAAGCACGGTCACCAGCGTTCCCGGCCGGCCCTTTTTCATGATAACCGGGGCGATGTACGCGTCACGTGCCCCAAGCTCGATCGCCCGGGCGATAAGGTGGGGATATATCTGCGGATTCATGTCGTCGATGGTGAACTCGATCTGGAGGAGGCTTTGAGCGGGTTCGCCGGCTTCGACCAGGATCGCCCTCGTGTACGAGGGGACGCCGTAATCCCTGGTGCCGAATCCCACGCCCGACCCGAGCGTAACGTACCCGGCCGTCCCTTGTATCTGCGCCCCGAGCGCGACGAGAATGGCAGCGGCGGTGGGGGTGATCATTTCCCCGGTGCGGGGCGTGATGCGGATGCGAAAGCCCCGGCTGAGCTCGAGCACCGCGGGAACGGGCTCGGGCATTTCGCCGTGCCGGGTGACGACCGTGCCGGAGCCGAAACAGAAATCGGTGAAGAGTATTGTGCCGATACCGAGCATCCGCACGCCCAGGCAAAAAGCGGCGATGTCGACGATGCTGTCCAGCGCTCCCACCTCGTGAAAATGCACGTGTTCGATTTCGGAGCCATGAACCGCTGCCTCGGCGCGGGCGAGGGTGGTGAAGACCTTCATGATGTCGTCCTTTTCGCCGCGCTCCAGATTCGCGGCCTCCATGATCGCGCGGATATCCGAAAGGTGCCGTTCGCGGGTCTCTTCGCGCGCCGATACGCCGGCACGCATTCCCCGGATGTGGTGCTTGATTATGCGGTCCGGGCGCAGCTCCCAGCCTGAAAGCCCGAGGCCCTGGAGGCGCGTACGCAGTGCGTCCGGGTCCAGTCCCAGGTCCAGCAGCGCGGCGAGCAGCATGTCCCCCGAAGCGCCCAGTTGGATGTCGAAGATGACCGCCTTCACGGGGCCGGCTCCGCAAGCTTCGCTGCGGCGCGGAGTATCTTGAAGGCGAGAAAGGCGGCGCCAAAACCGTTGTCGATATTCATCACGGCGACGCCCGGGACGCACGAATTGAGCATCCCCAGGAGGGGCGCGAGTCCCTGGAACGAGGCCCCGTATCCCACCGAGGTGGGAACCGCGATCACCGGTGCCTGGACGAGCCCGGCCACGACCGAGGCAAGGGCGCCCTCCATACCCGCGACCACGATCACGACGGATGCCGACTCGATCTGCTCCCGGTAATGCATGAGGCGGTGTATGCCGGCGACGCCGATGTCGCCCTGCGTGGCGGCATCCAGCCCGAGCATGCGTGCGGTTTCCTCCGCCTCGCCCGCGACGGGAAGGTCGGAGGTGCCGGCGGTGACGATAAGCACTTTTCCCCTGATTTTTTCGGGCTCGTGGACGAGCGCCGTGACGGTTCGGGCGGTTTCGTGGTAAACCGCGGCGGGAATCGCGGCCTTGATCGCGTCGCTGGTCTCCCTGTTGGCGCGGGTCGCGAGCAGGTTGGAGCCCCTGGCGACGATCTTTCCGGCGATGGCCGCGGACTGTGCGGGGGTCTTCCCCTCGCAGAAGATCACCTCCGGGAATCCCCAGCGCAGCTCCCGGTGATGATCGATTTTCGCGAACGAGAGATCTTCAAACTGGAGCGACGCGAGCGCCGATACGACTTCCCGCTCCTCGATATCGCCCCGCTTGAAACGGGCAAGCATTTCCTTGAGCTGCGATTCTCGCATGGGGGTCAGTATGCCGCGATTAATATAGTTTCGATTTCGTCCCGGGAGAGCGGTCGGGGCGCGTTTTCCAGGAAGGGATAGGAGAGCGCGATTTCCGCGATGCGCGAAAATTCGGTCTTGGGCAGGTCGAAGTGGGACAGGCGTTGGGGTATGTCTGTGTCGATCTCGAGCTTCCGGACGCCCTCGACCGCCTTAATGGCGGCCTCGATGACCGTGATTTCCCGCACGTCCTCGTCCATGACCTTGGACATCTGCACGTACTTGCCGGGGGAGGAGGTGAGATTGTATTCCATGACATGCGGGAGAAGGAGGGCCATCGCCTGGGGGACCGTGACGTCGGTCCTTGATGACAGGGCGAGCGCGATCGCCATGCTTACCGACAGGTTGCAGACGGTAAACGCGATGCCGGACATCACGGACGCCATCGCCAGGTTCGCGCGCGCCGTGATGTTCGCCGGTTCCCGGTATGCCAGGGGCAGGAACTTGAAGGTAAGGTCGATCGCCTTGAGCGCGTAGGTATTCACCATCTGGTTGGTGGTTTTGGAAATGACCGATTCCGTGGCCAGGGACAGCGCCGAAATGCTCGCGTACGCGGTGGATTCGTCGTCGATCACCGTCGAGAAGGAGGGATCGATCACCGTGGCGCGCGGGTAGAGATACCTGTGGGCGTATACCTGCTTGAAATGGTTCTTGATTTCGTTGATATAGAGCTGCGGTAAAATCTCGAACCCGAACACGGGTTGCGTGGGTATGGTCACCAGCGGCAGCGGCGCATTCACGTGCGGGTTCTCGAAGAGATCGTCGCAGAACAGGAAGTTGGTCGCGAGCAGGGAGACCGCCTTTGCGACATTTATTGAATCGATCCCCCCGAACCCGAGGATCACGTCGCAATGGGACTTCTTGGCGAAATAGGTGGCGGAATCGACGTACTCGGTATTGGGGGAATCCACAAGGTCATCGTACACGATGAGAGAGACCTCGGAACCGTGAAGGCTGTGGGAGACGCGGTCGAGCGCCTCCGAAAATTTCTGGAGATCGCGCGGGGTGGTGATTATGAGCGCGCGCGACCCGATCGCGCTCACGATGCCCCCGAGCTCGGATACGACGTCCTGCTTGAGGTAGACCTCGGTCGGGATATAGAAATCGGGGACGGTGATGGATTTAATCGCGGTGGCCATTTTCTGCAGGGATAAAAAAAGCGGATGGTTTCCTCCGCTTTTTCCTCATCATGATGTACCTGCTCCCTTTACTTGCGCAACAGGTAGGTGGCGATCCGGTCCGCTACCATTTTGAGCACCTGGTCGTCGTTGAACTTGTCGTAGGTGCCGTCCTGGATACGGGCCTTGATTTCCCTCACCCTCTCGGTGCGTATGTCGGGCGTTTCCTTGACGATCTGGGTGTATTTGGACAGCTCGGCCGCCTGTTTGGCCTCCGAGGAAATTTCGATCTGGTCGGCCCTTCCGGTCTCGCGCGCCTTGGGCGTCGCTTTCGTACCCTTGGGTTCGACGATGTTGTTAATGTTGCCGATTTTATCAATAACCATGGTCATTGCCCTCTTACTCTATCTGTTACAATTATCGGCGCAATTTGTCAAATCTTTAATGAATAATGACTCATCCGCACGATTCATGCCTAAATATACCGAAATCGCTGGAATTCAGCAAGCGGCCCGGGCCTTGATTCAGGCTTCATCATCTTCCGCGGGCAGGGCGGTTCCGGACGGTCGATTCCACACGGCGATGGTGAATTCGCCCTTCTGGGTGAGCCCGTCCAGCCCCTGCGCGATCTCCGGGGCCTCGCCCGTGATAATCTCTTCATGGTACTTCGTCATTTCGCGGCCGATTGCGATCCGGGACGTCGGGAATATCGTGCACAGCAGGGCAAGGAGCCTTTTTGCCCGGTACGGCGATTCGTACATGACGATTACGGACTCGATATCGCGGTAGCGCTCCAGTTCCCTCCGCATACGCCCCTCGCGCTTGCTCAGGAATCCCGTGAAGATGACGGTTTTCCCGGCGAAACCCGCCACGGACAAAAGCGTTGGGAGGGCCGATGCGCCCGGTATGGGGACAACCGGTATGCCCGCCAGGTGCGCCGCCTCGACGAGCCTTGATCCCGGATCGGAGACCCCGGGCGTTCCGGAATCGGTGAGGTAGGCGATGGATTCCCCCCCCTTCAGGACGTCGAGCGCCTCGCCGATACGGCCTTCGGACGAATGCGCGTGCAGCGAGCGCGCCGATATCTTGATCCCGTAATGTTCCAGGAGCTTGCGCGTCTGGCGCGTGTCCTCGCAGTAGACGCACTTCGTCTCTTCCCTGAGTATCCTGAGCGCCCTGAAGGTGATATCTTCCAGGTTGCCGATGGGCGAGGCTATAACATAAAGCGTTCCCGTGTTCATTCGAATTCTTCCATTTTAAAGTCAAGCGGGGCATTCCACGCCGTCGCGTCTTCCGCGTGCTCCGTGATCTCACCCAGGGAATCAATGACCGCGATGATGTCCGCGTAAGTATCCAGGTGGACGAGGGTGTCGCGGATCCGGGACGCGTTCTTTACGCCGTGCACGTAGCGCACCAGGTGCTTGCGCATGAGGATGAGGCCGTAATTCCCGAAGCGCTCTACCATGAGATCGATATGCGCGCGGATGACCGCGGCGCGCTCGGCCATGGAAGGCTGCCTGCCGCTGAATATCCAGGGATTTCCAAGCGCTCCCCTTCCGATCATGACCGCCGCGCACCCGGATTCCGCAAGGCGATGTAGCGCCTGGTCATGCGATACGATGTCCCCGTTGCCGATCACGGGAATCGAGGCGAGCGCGCGAATTTCCGCGATGGCCTCCCAATCGGCGCGGCCGGAATAGCGCTGGGACCGGGTGCGTCCGTGCACGGTCACGAAGGAAATTCCCGAACCTTCGAGCACGCGCAGGGTTTCGCGGTAATTCCTGGAATCGTCGTCCCAGCCGAGACGGATCTTCGCGGACACGGGGATGTGCGCCCGTTTTACCACGGCTGTCGCGATCTCACCCAGCAGGTCCAGGTCCCGGAGAAGCGCGGCCCCCGATCCGCTGTGGCACACCTTGGGGGCGCAGCACCCCATGTTGATGTCGATGAGATCGGGACCAAGCTCGCAGACGAGCTCGGCGGCCTGGGCCATGCGGTCCGCATCCATGCCGAATATCTGGATGCCCAGGGGACGCTCTTCGGCAGAAAAATGCATGAGCTCCATGGTCTTCCTGCATCCTCGCACTATTCCCTCGGCGCTGATGAGCTCGGTATAGGTAATTCCCGCGCCGTGACGCCGGACGATCCTCCTGAAGGGAGAATCGGTGAAGCCCGCGATGGGGGCCATCAGCAGGGGGCTTTCCAGGTGGAGTGTACCGAGTGTCGTCATAGGATATCCGCGCGTTCAGCATCCCGCCCGCGGCGTTGTATGTGCAATGATTTTTTTAGGACGCGGCCCATAAATCGGCCGACCGTGCGGTCATCCGCAATTCAATATTTTTCTTGATTTAGGAGGGAGCGCCCCCTAGGATTCGTGTATCGGACCCCCCGATATACACTAAAAATTTCCAAGGAGATTCCCGATGAAACGATTGCTCGCAATGGCGGCCGCCCTGCTTTTCGCGTGCGCCATACCGCTCATAGCGGCGGATAAGACGATCACCATTCTCCATACGAACGACTTGCATTCTCATCTCATGGGCTTTTCGCCCGAGCTCGACTATACCCCCGCGAAGGCCGGGGATGACGCCACGATAGGAGGCTACGCGCGGCTCGCGACCGCGATAAAAACGGAGCGGAAGGCGCGCACCAACCCGGTTCTTCTCCTGGACGCGGGCGACTTTACCATGGGTTCGCTGTTCCACATGGCCGCGCGCGAGGAGGCCTTCGAGCTCAGGATCATGAAGGCCATGGGATACGATATGGTCACCCTGGGAAACCATGAATTCGACCTTATGCCGAAGGGCCTCGCCGGCATATTGACCGCGGGTGCGGCGAAGGGGATGCCCGAAATCGTCTTCTCCAGCGCGATCTTTTCCGCCGAGAGCGACAAGGACGACTCGCTCGAAGCGGTTTTCAAGAAGGGTGTCGTTAAATCCTACACCGTGAAGATCATTGACGGGATTAAGGTCGGATTTTTCGGGGTGATCGGCGATATCGCGATCGGGGATTCGCCCTTCGCGTCACCGGTGAAATTCAAGAACAAGATCGAGGCGTCCAGGGAGATGGTGAAGCTCCTGCGCGAGCAGGAGAAGGCGGAGATGGTGATTTGTATCTCGCACAGCGGGCTTTACCTTGGCAGCGAATCGGAGGACGAGGCGCTCGCAAAGCAGGTACCGGGTATTGACGTGATTGTAAGCGGGCACACCCACACCATGCAGGACAAGCCCCTGCTGGTGAACGGCGTGATAATCGTGCAGGCCTACGAATACGGCAAGTTTTTAGGCGTACTGGACGTGGCCTGGGCAAACGGAAAGGCGAGTGTGGAAAAGTACAAGCTCGTCGAAATAAACGACAGCATCCCCGCCGACATGACCATCCAGGGCCAGATCGACGGGTTCATCGCGTACATCGACCAGGCCGTGCTGCGCGAGCATAACCTTTCATACTGGAAGGTGATCGCGGAAACCGGATTCGATCTTAAAACGATCGAGGACGAGTCCCCGATAGGCAATCTCATCACCGACTCGATCCGCTGGTATGTGAACAAATACGATTCCGATCCCGCGGACCCGGTGACGAAAGTGGCGCTGGGCGTGGAATCGAACGGGGTCATCCGTGACCACCTGCTCAAGGGAAAAACCGGGAAGGTGTGCGTGGCGGACGTGTTCCGCACCATCCCGCTGGGCGTGGGCATGGACGACACGATGGCCTATCCCCTTGTCACCATCTACGTGTACGCATCCGAGATCAAAAAGGCCTTGGAAGTGCTCACCAGCATATATCCCATGAAGGGGAATGATTACTTCCTGCAGTTGTCGGGGGTCAAGTTCACCTACAATCCGCACCGCGTGATTTTCGACCGTGTCACGGAGATATGGCTGGGGAGCGAAGAAGAGGGGTTCAAGGAGCTCGATTACTCGAGCGGCAACACCCAGCTCTACCGCATCGCCGCGAACATCTACGATACGACCTTCCTCAAAGTCGTGGGGGACTACACCTTCCATTTCCTCGACATAGTTCCCAAAGACCGCAAAGGCCAGACCGTTACGAGCCTGGTCGATCAGCGCGTCGATGCCGACAAGAACAAGCCCGGTATCCAGGAGCTTAAGGAATGGGTGGGGGTGATGGATTTTATCCGCTCCTTCAAGGATACGGATAACGACGGTACGCCGGATATTCCCGCGAAATACGCGAAGTCCCAGGGCAGGATCGTGAAGCAGCCGAGCTGGAATCCGGTATCGCTTCTTTCGAGGGGCACCAAGCTTACCTGGATCGCGTTCGCCGCGTTTATCGTGTTTATTGCGCTCATTGCGCTTGTCGTGCGTATAGTGCGAAAAAAATTCATGGTAAAAGAAATGAGTTAGTTTTTTCAGGCCCTCGTCCGGATTAAGGGTGGGGGCCGGTGCTTCACGGCATTGAATCGATAAGGGGCGGCGGTCCTCCACACAAGGACCGCCGCCCCTTTTTTTTGGGTGTGCGGATTTGTCCCGGGGGAAGACATGTTTGCACAGGCGGTTTCATTCGCGACGCAGGGGATCGATGCGCACGTAGTGGAGATCGAGGTCGATATCGTGAAGGGATTGCCCGGCTTCATCATCGTGGGCCTGCCGGATTCCACGATACGCGAGGCGAGGGAGCGTATCCGCTCCGCGGTTGAAAATTCAGGATACGAGTTTCCCCCTAAAAATTACGTGGTAAACCTTGCGCCCGCCGGTTTCAGGAAACAGGGGGCGAATTTCGATCTCCCGATCGCCCTGGCCATTTTGAAAGCGACCGGGCAGCTGGCCTGCGAGCTTCGCGCGATGCCCATGGTGGGGGAGCTCGCCCTGAACGGCCGTGTGAAACCCGTGAGGGGAATCATCTCCATGGCGATCAGGCTCATGCGTCACGGGTATGAAAGGATAGTCGTTCCCCATGAAAACCGGAACGAGGCGGCGGCCATCGAGGGAATCGCGATATTCCCCGTTTCGTCGATCGCCGAGGCGATCGAGGCTTGCCGCGGGAACGTCCCGCATTACCGGGGAGGCCCCGGCCCCTGCCGCGAATCCCTGTTCAGGAACGATTTCAGTGAGGTGCGGGGACAGGAAACCGCGAAACGCGCTATCGAGATCGCGGCTGCAGGGCACCACAATATCCTCTTGTACGGTCCCCCCGGATCGGGCAAAACCATGCTCGCGCGGCGCATCCCCACGATCCTGCCCGCCATCACGAGGGAGCAGGCGATCGGCAGCACGATGATCCATTCGCTGGGGGGCATGCTGGGCCCCGGGGAGGGGCTCATCACGGAGCCGCCCTTCAGGGCGCCGCATCACACGAGCTCCGACGCGGCGCTGGTGGGCGGGGGAAGGATACCCTCGGTCGGGGAGATTTCCCTTGCGCATAACGGTATTCTGTTCCTGGACGAGTTCGTTGAA is a genomic window of Spirochaetota bacterium containing:
- the dusB gene encoding tRNA dihydrouridine synthase DusB; its protein translation is MTTLGTLHLESPLLMAPIAGFTDSPFRRIVRRHGAGITYTELISAEGIVRGCRKTMELMHFSAEERPLGIQIFGMDADRMAQAAELVCELGPDLIDINMGCCAPKVCHSGSGAALLRDLDLLGEIATAVVKRAHIPVSAKIRLGWDDDSRNYRETLRVLEGSGISFVTVHGRTRSQRYSGRADWEAIAEIRALASIPVIGNGDIVSHDQALHRLAESGCAAVMIGRGALGNPWIFSGRQPSMAERAAVIRAHIDLMVERFGNYGLILMRKHLVRYVHGVKNASRIRDTLVHLDTYADIIAVIDSLGEITEHAEDATAWNAPLDFKMEEFE
- a CDS encoding iron-containing alcohol dehydrogenase, with amino-acid sequence MATAIKSITVPDFYIPTEVYLKQDVVSELGGIVSAIGSRALIITTPRDLQKFSEALDRVSHSLHGSEVSLIVYDDLVDSPNTEYVDSATYFAKKSHCDVILGFGGIDSINVAKAVSLLATNFLFCDDLFENPHVNAPLPLVTIPTQPVFGFEILPQLYINEIKNHFKQVYAHRYLYPRATVIDPSFSTVIDDESTAYASISALSLATESVISKTTNQMVNTYALKAIDLTFKFLPLAYREPANITARANLAMASVMSGIAFTVCNLSVSMAIALALSSRTDVTVPQAMALLLPHVMEYNLTSSPGKYVQMSKVMDEDVREITVIEAAIKAVEGVRKLEIDTDIPQRLSHFDLPKTEFSRIAEIALSYPFLENAPRPLSRDEIETILIAAY
- the rsmI gene encoding 16S rRNA (cytidine(1402)-2'-O)-methyltransferase, producing MNTGTLYVIASPIGNLEDITFRALRILREETKCVYCEDTRQTRKLLEHYGIKISARSLHAHSSEGRIGEALDVLKGGESIAYLTDSGTPGVSDPGSRLVEAAHLAGIPVVPIPGASALPTLLSVAGFAGKTVIFTGFLSKREGRMRRELERYRDIESVIVMYESPYRAKRLLALLCTIFPTSRIAIGREMTKYHEEIITGEAPEIAQGLDGLTQKGEFTIAVWNRPSGTALPAEDDEA
- the larB gene encoding nickel pincer cofactor biosynthesis protein LarB, translated to MRESQLKEMLARFKRGDIEEREVVSALASLQFEDLSFAKIDHHRELRWGFPEVIFCEGKTPAQSAAIAGKIVARGSNLLATRANRETSDAIKAAIPAAVYHETARTVTALVHEPEKIRGKVLIVTAGTSDLPVAGEAEETARMLGLDAATQGDIGVAGIHRLMHYREQIESASVVIVVAGMEGALASVVAGLVQAPVIAVPTSVGYGASFQGLAPLLGMLNSCVPGVAVMNIDNGFGAAFLAFKILRAAAKLAEPAP
- the flgM gene encoding flagellar biosynthesis anti-sigma factor FlgM, producing the protein MTMVIDKIGNINNIVEPKGTKATPKARETGRADQIEISSEAKQAAELSKYTQIVKETPDIRTERVREIKARIQDGTYDKFNDDQVLKMVADRIATYLLRK